A window of Diorhabda carinulata isolate Delta chromosome 7, icDioCari1.1, whole genome shotgun sequence contains these coding sequences:
- the LOC130896896 gene encoding juvenile hormone esterase-like, with amino-acid sequence MLKILLFVVLSFFIQIFCEDIDVTLPNGKIRGLKVTPVVTNLTYYSFLGIPFAAPPIGNLRFKPPQPVENWEGTLIADNNDALCYQVGKKTEHASEDCLYLNVYTPVVPSTSSSLPVLVFIYGGTFRRGRSFPGYKSPAFLMKENVVVVTFNYRVGPFGFLSTEDEVIPGNMGLKDQQFALKWVQQNINLFGGDPRQVTLMGQSAGSASVTYQLLSPGSAGLFRAAIGNSGSALCTWAFQRNAADIAYGIAAEIDPTFERNRTSEELLNFLSNVPASAIEDTADKYNAFAPVIEVPHVGALISDLMYRNAENGSFNKVPVLMGFNSEEALMMAEKTGSWRSYVRQYDKDLRTLVDDDMYITDSDKKLLVGKEIKKIYLNDTDMFADKLGESVQYFGDNRFIRPIIKFAELIRHHVDLYFYQFSYHGPLGGNSVEIPGIGKVAHAEDQNYFWVVHDNYDSFPDTDIKTLQRYVTLLTNFVKYLNPTPIADDLLQNITWPKATENDYLYLDIDTNLSIQTNPRNFSYSKWVDIYEENAAKPFISY; translated from the exons atgttgaaaatattactttttgttGTTCTAAGTTTTTTTATACAA ATATTTTGTGAAGATATTGATGTAACTTTGCCAAATGGTAAAATCCGTGGATTGAAAGTAACGCCTGTGGTTACTAATCTTACTTATTACTCATTTTTGGGAATTCCGTTTGCCGCGCCACCTATTGGAAACCTTCgatttaaa CCCCCTCAACCTGTTGAAAATTGGGAAGGTACCCTAATAGCCGATAATAACGATGCTTTATGTTATCAAGTGGGTAAAAAAACAGAACATGCTTCGGAAGACTGTTTGTACCTAAATGTTTATACTCCAGTT GTCCCCTCAACTTCCTCCAGCTTGCCGGTTTTAGTCTTCATATATGGGGGAACTTTCAGACGAGGCCGTTCTTTTCCAGGTTATAAATCTCCTGCCTTTCTAATGAAGGAAAATGTAGTGGTTGTTACATTTAACTACAGGGTAGGACCGTTCG GATTCTTATCTACAGAAGATGAAGTTATTCCTGGAAATATGGGATTAAAAGATCAACAATTCGCTCTAAAATGGGTTCagcaaaatattaatctttTTGGTGGAGATCCAAGGCAAGTAACTCTGATGGGTCAAAGTGCTGGATCAGCTTCTGTCACCTATCAACTTTTAAGTCCGGGATCAGCAG GTTTATTTAGAGCAGCTATCGGAAATAGCGGTTCGGCATTATGCACATGGGCTTTCCAAAGGAACGCTGCAGATATTGCTTATGGAATCGCAGCTGAAATCGATCCAACTTTTGAAAGAAATAGAACGTCCGAAGAACTATTGAATTTCTTATCGAACGTCCCTGCGTCTGCCATTGAAGATACCGCAGACAAATATAAT GCATTCGCTCCAGTTATAGAAGTTCCTCATGTCGGGGCTCTTATATCTGATCTAATGTATAGAAACGCAGAGAACGGCAGCTTCAATAAAGTTCCAGTTTTGATGGGTTTTAATTCCGAGGAAGCTTTGATGATGGCagaaa AAACGGGTTCATGGAGGTCATATGTTCGACAATATGATAAAGATCTTCGTACATTAGTTGATGATGACATGTATATCACTGATAGcgacaaaaaattattggtaGGAAAAGAGATCAAGAAAATCTATTTGAATGATACCGACATGTTTGCTGATAAACTTGGAGAATCTGTACAG TATTTTGGTGACAACAGATTTATCAGGCCAATTATAAAGTTCGCAGAATTGATACGTCATCATGTTGATTTATACTTCTACCAATTTTCTTACCATGGTCCCTTGGGTGGCAATAGTGTAGAAATACCAG gAATTGGCAAAGTCGCTCACGCAGAAGACCAAAACTATTTTTGGGTAGTTCACGATAACTACGATTCATTTCCCGACACAGATATTAAAACATTGCAACGATACGTCACGCTTTTAaccaattttgttaaatatct gAACCCCACTCCAATAGCTGAcgatttattgcaaaatatcACATGGCCAAAAGCAACTGAGAATGATTACTTATATTTGGATATTGATACGAATTTGAGTATACAAACAAATCCCAGGAACTTTTCTTATAGTAAATGGGTGGATATATATGAAGAAAACGCAGCTAAACCGTTTATATCTTATTAG